A window of the Macaca nemestrina isolate mMacNem1 chromosome X, mMacNem.hap1, whole genome shotgun sequence genome harbors these coding sequences:
- the LOC105468460 gene encoding SAM and SH3 domain-containing protein 3, whose amino-acid sequence MLRRKPSNASEKEPTQKKKLSLQRSSSFKDFAKSKPSSPVVSEKEFNLDDNIPEDDSGVPTPEDAGKSGKKLGKKWRAVISRTMNRKMGKMMVKALSEEMGDTLEEGSASPTSPDYSLDSPGPEKMALAFSEQEECELPVLSRQASTGSELCSPSPGSGSFGEEPPAPQYTGPFCGRARVHTDFTPSPYDHDSLKLQKGDVIQIIEKPPVGTWLGLLNGKVGSFKFIYVDVLPEEAVGHARPSRRQSKGKRPKPKTLHELLERIGLEEHTSTLLLNGYQTLEDFKELRETHLNELNIMDPQHRAKLLTAAELLLDYDTGSEEAEEGAESSQEPVAHTVSEPKVDIPRDSGCFEGSESGRDEAELAGTEEQLQGLSLAGAP is encoded by the exons ATGCTGCGCCGCAAGCCCTCCAATGCCAGTGAGAAGGAGCCCACTCAGAAGAAAAAG CTCTCCCTTCAGCGCTCCAGCAGCTTCAAGGATTTTGCCAAATCCAAACCCAGCTCCCCCGTGGTGAGCGAGAAGGAGTTTAATCTGGATGATAAC ATTCCAGAAGATGACTCAGGTGTCCCCACCCCAGAGGATGCTGGGAAGAGTGGCAAAAAGCTGGGGAAGAAGTGGAGGGCAGTGATTTCCCGAACCATGAACAGGAAGATGGGCAAGATGATGGTGAAGGCCCTGTCAGAAGAGATG GGAGACACTCTGGAGGAGGGCTCTGCCTCCCCGACATCTCCAGACTACAGCCTGGACAGCCCTGGCCCTGAGAAGATGGCACTGGCCTTTTCTGAGCAAGAGGAGTGTGAACTTCCGGTGCTCAGCCGCCAGGCATCAACAG GCAGTGAGCTCTGCAGCCCCAGCCCAGGTTCTGGCAGCTTCGGGGAGGAACCACCTGCCCCCCAGTACACAGGGCCCTTCTGTGGCCGAGCACGAGTCCACACCGACTTCACTCCCAGCCCCTATGACCACGACTCGCTGAAACTGCAG AAAGGAGATGTGATCCAGATCATTGAAAAGCCACCTGTGGGCACGTGGCTGGGCCTACTCAATGGCAAGGTGGGCTCTTTCAAATTCATCTATGTGGATGTGCTGCCCGAGGAGGCCGTGGGGCATGCCCGACCCAGCCGCCGACAGAGCAAGGGCAAGAGGCCCAAGCCTAAGACCCTGCATGAGCTGCTGGAGCGCATCGGCCTGGAG GAGCACACGTCCACCCTCCTGCTCAATGGCTACCAGACACTAGAGGACTTCAAAGAGCTGCGAGAAACACACCTCAATGAGCTGAACATCATGGACCCGCAGCACCGGGCCAAGCTGCTCACGGCCGCCGAGCTGCTGCTGGACTATGACA CTGGCAGCGAGGAGGCAGAAGAAGGTGCCGAGAGCAGCCAGGAGCCAGTGGCACACACAGTGTCGGAACCCAAGGTGGACATCCCGCGCGACTCAGGCTGCTTTGAGGGCTCGGAGAGCGGGCGCGATgaggcagagctggcaggcaCTGAGGAGCAGCTGCAGGGCCTCTCCCTGGCCGGGGCACCTTGA